The window TCAAAATAAGATCTAGAAAATTGATATAAATTAACAGATGGAAAAACAAATGTCTTTTCGAACTTATTTAACATTGTATCTAAATATAAACCTAAGTTAGGTTCTTTTTCTAATTTCTTTGTAATGATTTGATCTGCTTTTCCTTTTGTCACAGCTAGCTTTACTCTAGAGCCAATGCTAGGATCTCGTAATGCTGTATGAATAATCGGTAAGATACCTTCTTTTGCGAGTTCTTCCCCAAATAACATAATCTCAAGCTGACCATTTACGATCTCAAAGCTTGATTGCGCCATCGTATCAATCTCAATATCTTTCGTTGAATTCCCAGATGCTTGCAGTGTTTCAAAAACGTTACCAGTTTCTGTAGCGCGAGGATATAAGGCTGTAACATCAAGATAAGCATCCTCCTCTTCAGAAAGGTCATAACCTATTGCATTGATCATAGCTAAGTCATCAATTCCATAACTAGTATAACAGCCACTTAATAGGACAATGCATATTGTTACAAAGAATATGTTACGCATTTGTTTTCCTCCTCATATGTGTGATGCTTATAAGTACTATAAGGATAATTGGTAATAAAATAGCTATTCCGATTTCAATTCGTGCAAGTATTGTTAAGGCTAATTCAACCTCTCTCATCAATGTCAGGTTCAAAGAAATTATAAACGTAACGACTAACAATAATGCAAATGAGCGATTTGGCTTTATTTTTGGCAAAGCGTGCTTTATAGCTTCATTTGCAGACCAATAATACATGACAACAGTAACTAAAACGGATAAAGAAGCTAAATTATATAGAAAGCCTTCAATTCGTTCCACAAAAGGAAATCTAATGTAATCAAGCAATGTCAACGAAGGAAATGATTCATTTTTTAAGTACTCAAAGCTAAAATAACCAAAAGATACAAAGCAAACGAAGAAATAGACCGTTGTTGTAATAACATTTGCATAAAAAAATGATTTAATTGTAGATCTCTTTACAGCTAAATAAGGAAACAATAGCAAGATAATTTCATACCCTAAATAAGCAGTAAACACTCCGCTACCACCTTCAACTAATTTTTTGCTGCCTTCAAAAATAAATGGTGTAAATCGAGACAACCTAAATTCGGAAAGGTGGAAAAATAATAAAAACATAGTCCATATTGATAAAAAAAAGAAAATAACGGTTGCTTTACTAATATGGTAAATGCCACTCGTTACGAGCCAATACGTTAATAATATTGATATAAATACGTATCCTGTAAATGGCATCGTCGGATAATATAACATTCTCAACAACATTTCAAAATCCTTTGCGATAAGAACTGCCAAAGTACCCCATTGCAGAGCTAAAAGGAGGTAAAAAGGCCGCAGCAATGAAATAGGTAAAGCATCCTCAAATATGTTAAATATCGACCTTCCTTTACCGAAATGAAACACGAGACTAATGAGCACTATATTTAACATGACGATTATGGAGATTAGTAAAACTCCAATCCACCCGTTAGTTCCAAAAGCATCAGCTGCTACACGAGGTAAGCTGAATAAAATAATCCCTGATTGAACCATATGGATAAGTATAGCAGTTGGAAAAGGTTGGAGTTTTTCTTGCATTCATAAGTCCCCTTTTCTTACAAAATCTTATTTAAGCTACTCTCAACTAGCTTTTTGTCGTTATTTTAATTTTTTTCTTGTATCATTTGTAGGGCTACTTATGTTAGGACGGGTATTAAAAATACTAAGAGGCCCTCTAATGATCGTATCTTTCCAACCACTAAGATTTGTTGGTGATATAGGCCAAAAATATGGCGCTTTTAAGTTAGTTAATCCAGTGAGGTGAATAACTAAACAAGCTATGCCAAATACAATGCCTAAGTTACCTAACAAACCAGCTAATAAAATAAATCCAAACCGAATAATCCTAATAGAATTACTCATGACATAACTAGGTATGACAAAAGAAGAGATGGCAGAAATTGAAACAGCTATAATTAAAATATTACTCGTAATACCAGCGTCTACTGATGCTGACCCAATGACAATTCCTCCAACAATACCGATTGTTTGACCAATCTTCGTTGGTAGACGTGCTCCAGCCTCTCTTAACAACTCAATGGTAAATTCCATCAACAATGCTTCCATTATTGGTGGAAAGGGCACATTACTTCTTGATGTAATTAAGCTAATTAATAGTAAGTCGGGTACCATTTCATAATGATATGTAGTTATTGACACATACAGAGCTGTAAAAGAAACAGTTACAAATAAAGCAAAAAGGCGTAACAACCTTGTGGCAGATCCCACGAGCCACCGCTGGTTATAATCATCTGTTGACTGAAAGAAATCAAAAAAGCTCGTTGGAGCACTGAACGCATAAGGACTGTTCTCCATCATGCCGACAACTTTTCCTTCAGTTAGTTTAGACGAAATGACATCGGGACGTTCTGTCGTATGAAATTGTGGAAAAGGTGAGTTTGGAGATTCATCGATTAATTGAACAAGCATGTTAACATCATAAATTGCATCAATCTCTATGTTTTCGATCCTTGTCTTAGCATCTTGAACAATTTGTTGATCAGCAATGCCATCAATATATAATAAATACACGTTACTTTTTCCTATTTCACCTACCGACAATTTTAGTACTTTTAAATGAGAGCTTTTCACTCTACGCCTAATGAGAGATAGATTTGTATCTATTAGTTCATTTAATGCATCATGTGGACCTGTTATAATTGTCTCAGATTCAGCTGTTTGTATCGCGCGTGTTTCTAACTTTGTAGCTTCGAATATATACGTATTATTTTCGTGAAAAATAGCAGCATTACCATCTAAGATCGCTTTTACTACTTCTTTATTATCGTGGCTAGGCTGAAATTGGCTTTGCTGTAGAAACGAGTGTACTTCTTCACGGTCAAGACCTTCCATTTTATCAATAACATCACTGTTTAGTGTTTGTTTGTCAACCATATACTCGAAATAGATTAGCCTTACATCGACTCGTTGACAATATTTCTTAGATATGTCAGTACAATCTGTAAATTGCTGCTCAATATGTGAATAGGTAGGTTCAGGGTTACTATCATGCTTTTCTAATTCATTGTCGGATGTCTTCTTTTTAGCTGTATCATTTTTCATCCGCTTTTTAAAAAATGTAAACACTTTATCACCCCGAATTTATAGTAATTTCTAACTATGTGAATAGATTAGTCTTAATAAATGATTTGTCCTTAGTATGGACTTCTATAGATACTCTATTCCAAGATAGGATATACCAATATGTCATTTTAGAATCTTGACTAGAAGATTGGGATTAATTAAACATTTTGTTTATGACGTAAATGAGATATTCCTAATGTTAATAAGAGTAGTGTAGGAAGTAATACTGCAATGATTGCTTCAGCAAAACCGAGACCGAGTAACCATTTATCAACTTCAAGAGAGCCCTTAACAAATAGTGATAAACAAAATGAGACAATTATTAAACTTAAAATCGATTTTCTAGGGGAAATCTTTGGAATTGCTTGTCTAAGAACTTGATCAGCACCCCAATAAAAAAACACAACAGTGATAATCACTTCTAATATAAAAAAGTGAAAAACAAAGCCTTCAACCCTTTCTATGAATGGAAACTCCAAATATTCAAGCATAGTTAGGATTGGGAATTTTTCATTTAACAATTGACGATAGCTAAATAAGCCAAAAGCAACAAAACATGTACTAAGATAGACAAAAGTGACTATGGCATGTCCGAGTAATACTGATTTTACAGCTGTTTTTGGTTTCAGCATATAAGGTATAAAAAGAAGGGTTAGCTCATACCCTAAAAAAGCCGATACAACTTGTATCCCACCTTTGAATAACTCTTTGTCACCTTTAAAAACAAATGGCGTTAATCTTGTAAATCTAAACTCGGGTAGAAGAAATCCTAATAATAATGTCATTAAGATGACAGCGAAGAAAACAACAGAAGCTTTGGCGATGTGATAAATTCCTCTTCGAACGAGCCAATATGTAAAAAAAAGAGACATTAATACATATATGTATGCTGTACGTGTTGGATAGAAAAATAAATTCAATTGCAATTCGAAATTTTTTGCTATTAATACTCCAAGAGTGCTCCATAGTAACGCTAAAAAAAGATAAAATGGCCGCAATAAAAATTGTGGGAGTCCTTCATCCAAAATCTTAAAAATTGATTTTCCATTGCTATAAAAGAAGACTAAACCAATTGCTAATATGTTCACTGCTACTAGTAGAGATACAATTATTATCCCAATCCATCCATTCGTCCCAAAAGTCTCAGCACTGATACGAGGTAAAGTAATGATGGTAATTCCAATTTGTATCATATAAACAACGATAGTGACTTGATAAGGATGAAGTTTTTCTTGCATGTTGTATCTCCTTATTTTGTTACATGTTTTATGGAGCTTTGATTAGTATTAGCAATTGAGCTTTAACTATTCAAAGAACAAATACGATGTAGGATCGAAACAATATAGGTGTAACGTGTATTTAGGGAAGTAATAGAAATTATATTGAAAGTCTAGAACTATGCTGCTTATTGTTATAGGCACTTTTCGTACACTTTGTTGTTATTTTTCACTTACATTTAAGGAACTAATGTGTTTTAGATAACTTTATAACCTTTGAGAAGTAAATGAAGCTCCGAACGATAGCTATATTTGTGTTTAGCTCTTTTTACGGAAAGCAACAATGTGAAAACTTCCTATTACAAACACCTAAACATAGACTAAGAAAATTTTTGATAGGCATAGGGGGATGTCCATACCGATTATTTACTACATACATATAATAGATAGAAGCGGAAGGATGCTGTAAAATATGTTCAGACAGTTACCCTATATTAAAAAGTATCTATTTGGGTCGGTATTTAGGCTATCTTTTTAGAATGGGTAATAAACATCTAAATAAAATTACAGTAATTGAGTATTAATAAACCTTTTCTAGTATTGCTATTTATCCTTCTCGCAAGATTTAGTTAGAAAGGAGGAATAAATATGCTACACGAAGAACACATCAGTAATTTAACAAATAGATACTATTATCAACCAGTTCGAGTGATGGGAGTTGGCGGCTGGAGTTATGATGGAGTCATTGAAGGTAGGACCGGAACAGGTTTATTTGTTCGTGGTCGTGGTGGAAGAAGGTTCTTTCCTTTTCGGGCTGTCGCAACGATCTTTTTGTTAAGTGCATTATTCCGTCGTCGCCGTTTCTAATTACCACATACTAAAAGGCTGTTTTTCATTGATTGTTGTTTTTCGTTTTAAGAATTAAACACGATGGGCATCTTTTTTTTCTACAACGTTAACTAACAATGTAAAACCACTTTTTGGGTACTATTTTGATAACAATATCAACAAAGTTACGAAAAGAGCCTAATAAAATTAATATTAATGTTAGAGGGGATTAATCCCGCAGTCAAGATAACCTTTTGAATTCAATAAATATTGATTGTGGGGTCCGCCTAACATGTAAAATATTGTTAGAGGATGAATAAATAAGTTGTCCAGTTATTTGTGAATCTTACAAGTAAAAACAATCACTTGTAGCATCGATTTATTAATGCGAAAAACGGGCATGTATAACTGAGTATAGATGTTATCGTATAGGTTGTTTATTAATACTAAGGAATAACGATACATACAGCCTTTGTGGTATTTTTATTCTTATTTTGATGATAGTTGTGAAATATACAAATAAAGTCTTAACAGTGACTTCGTAATAGGGCAAAATATAAAACCTTTTATTAAGTATTATCATTTTATAGCTATAGGTATTTTCTATATAATGGATGTAATAACATTTACATAGGAGAGGGCACATGAATCAAAAAATTAGAGTGTTAGAAATTCGGCTAAATGATCGTTATAAAGACTATCCTGCACTATATCATTATAAAGATATCGATCGAGAACAAATATTTGTCAGACGTGAATGTGAGTATTATGTGAAGGACGGCATCGTATATGAACAAGTATCATCAGCATTAGAAGAGGACCGTTTCGTTTTATATGTGAACAAAATTGGAGATGATACGATCGATCCCAATGCACGTGTGAGAGAAAACTTATGTGTGGAAGTAAGGGAGTATAGGAGGATTGGAGAGCAAAAGCTTCTTAAAATATATGATTGTCGTGATCATATGGACGTTTTAGGATATATAGGTAATTCATTTATATATATAGAAGGAAAAGAGTATAAAAGGTCGTCGGTAGAGGCAGATGAGGATCGGCAAACATATATTTTATACGTAAATGATACTGGTACTGTCCTTGAATGATATATGAGTAGAAATTGAATGGGTACGTAAAATATAAAGAAGAAAAAAGAGCTTGAATATTGTTTCAAGCTCTTTTACGCAACAGATTAGTATAATAGATAAAAGATTAATGTTAAATACGAGAATAACCTAATTTTACTTATTTTGTAATAAAGGATAAAGTCGCAAATTATTATATTCTAAATCCTCTTGAATTAATTATCTACGAACCTAATTCAACAAAACAAATTGACTTTAATTTTCATCATATTGATAATAAGATTTCACAGCAGTTCGGTAAAATGTTTCACCATTCTCAGTCGTTCCAACAATTTCATAGGTGACATTGTAGGTATCAGCTTGGATTATATCAAGAATTTCATTAGAAATATTTCTAGGTTTTTTGTGCTTAGATTTATTTTTCTTCACTTTCTTATCAATCTTTAATTTTTTATCTTTTTTATCTTTATTTTTAGCTTCTTTTTCAAGCTCTCCCCAATTTAAGTTAAGCGCATTTGACCCTTGAAAGTTTGTAATTATAAAGTAGGCATCATCGTTGCTACTATTTAAATCTATTTGCCATTCTCCAGCACCAGGTTGGTCTATAGTAAATGTTTGAATATAAGTGTTTTTAAAGTAATTCTCTCCCTCAGATTGTATATATTGCTTTGATTTTTTTGTATATTCTTTTCCTTTCGGAGATATAAGTTTTACATTCACATCTTTGCTTGCTGTTAATATTTGAAATACAACTCTATTATTATCGGATTCTACTGGGATAAGTTCTTCTACTAGTTGATTAGTAGATAAACTACCGCCACGTAGTAATTGTTCAGGTACATATTGTGAGTCAGATGAAGCAGCTGTGAACCAATTTGCCGATGTGAAAGTAGATGTATCATTTAACAAAGATGCGATTCTATCAAAGGAACTGTTGCCCATCCGAATATTATCGTGATCTATGTCGTCTCCTCCACTAAAAAAGTGAGTGCCATACGGAAGCTTAGAACTCCATACAGGAACAAGACCGTCGTTATCACCGCCTATATACGCACCACCAAACCAAAGAGCAGAAAAGAAAGGCCCCCATCCAGTGCCTGAAGCAGTATAATAGTTATTTTTGTATGCGCTTTCATTTTCGTCGGTAATTAGACGGAATTTCTCCATTTCCCCTGTTTGCATTACATATGTTCCTTCATCGGTTCTGCCAATCAAGTCTGCTAACCAATTTGCCCAAGAACTATATGCCAAATCAGCTAAAGGAGAACCATAGTGTGGAGAAGATAATGTTATGACATCGTTTACGTATGGCCATGCTCCAAAATGGACGAGCGCTGTTTGTGAATCGACCCCTCCTTTACTATGAGCGATAATAGTAACTTGCTCTCCAAAATAGTTGTAAATTTCCTCTAACATCGATGCTAGCATTTGACCATTATGCCACATATCCGCAGCATCTCCACCAGTTGCATCCTCAAGTTGTACAAAAGCTGTTCGATAGCCATTTGCATATGCATAATTGTACATATCGTTTTCACCGTAATAAACTGTTTCTTCCCACCAATCCTTAGCGTTCCCGTGTAAACCTTGGACGAATACGAGAGGAGATTTGTTCATATTCACATTGTCAGGTAATGCCCCTAAGTACCAAGTTCCAGGTGTGTTAGTTACATTAATTGGTTTTGGAATTGCATCTGTTACAATTGCACCTTTTACAATACTTGATGGTAATACTAGCATCGCAGTTAATAGCGCGATTAATAGATAAGTACGGATTTTCATTTTTCCAACTCCTTTTATTCATATTTACTACTATATAGTAAATGCATATAGCTAATTGTAATATTACAAATATTCAGTATAATTATCAAGATTGATAATATTTTCACAAGTATTGTAAGTTATGGGCTAAGTAAAAAGTCTTATTTTGTATTAGCATTTGCTCTCCTAAAGGTTCACATAAGTAAGGTTCTTTTCGAAAACTATGTTGCTTTTTTCCCTAGCATTTGAGAGACTGAATGATTTTATATGACTTTCATAGTCTATAGAGAAGAAAGATGCCTCGAGCATTAGATGTATTTGTATTTAGCTATTATTACGATAATCAACAATTAATTGGCTAACAGTCTTTTGTTAAGAAAAATCACAAGCTTGTACAATCAGAAAAAAGG of the Bacillus sp. SM2101 genome contains:
- a CDS encoding spore germination protein; the protein is MKNDTAKKKTSDNELEKHDSNPEPTYSHIEQQFTDCTDISKKYCQRVDVRLIYFEYMVDKQTLNSDVIDKMEGLDREEVHSFLQQSQFQPSHDNKEVVKAILDGNAAIFHENNTYIFEATKLETRAIQTAESETIITGPHDALNELIDTNLSLIRRRVKSSHLKVLKLSVGEIGKSNVYLLYIDGIADQQIVQDAKTRIENIEIDAIYDVNMLVQLIDESPNSPFPQFHTTERPDVISSKLTEGKVVGMMENSPYAFSAPTSFFDFFQSTDDYNQRWLVGSATRLLRLFALFVTVSFTALYVSITTYHYEMVPDLLLISLITSRSNVPFPPIMEALLMEFTIELLREAGARLPTKIGQTIGIVGGIVIGSASVDAGITSNILIIAVSISAISSFVIPSYVMSNSIRIIRFGFILLAGLLGNLGIVFGIACLVIHLTGLTNLKAPYFWPISPTNLSGWKDTIIRGPLSIFNTRPNISSPTNDTRKKLK
- a CDS encoding proprotein convertase P-domain-containing protein, which gives rise to MKIRTYLLIALLTAMLVLPSSIVKGAIVTDAIPKPINVTNTPGTWYLGALPDNVNMNKSPLVFVQGLHGNAKDWWEETVYYGENDMYNYAYANGYRTAFVQLEDATGGDAADMWHNGQMLASMLEEIYNYFGEQVTIIAHSKGGVDSQTALVHFGAWPYVNDVITLSSPHYGSPLADLAYSSWANWLADLIGRTDEGTYVMQTGEMEKFRLITDENESAYKNNYYTASGTGWGPFFSALWFGGAYIGGDNDGLVPVWSSKLPYGTHFFSGGDDIDHDNIRMGNSSFDRIASLLNDTSTFTSANWFTAASSDSQYVPEQLLRGGSLSTNQLVEELIPVESDNNRVVFQILTASKDVNVKLISPKGKEYTKKSKQYIQSEGENYFKNTYIQTFTIDQPGAGEWQIDLNSSNDDAYFIITNFQGSNALNLNWGELEKEAKNKDKKDKKLKIDKKVKKNKSKHKKPRNISNEILDIIQADTYNVTYEIVGTTENGETFYRTAVKSYYQYDEN
- a CDS encoding GerAB/ArcD/ProY family transporter; translation: MQEKLHPYQVTIVVYMIQIGITIITLPRISAETFGTNGWIGIIIVSLLVAVNILAIGLVFFYSNGKSIFKILDEGLPQFLLRPFYLFLALLWSTLGVLIAKNFELQLNLFFYPTRTAYIYVLMSLFFTYWLVRRGIYHIAKASVVFFAVILMTLLLGFLLPEFRFTRLTPFVFKGDKELFKGGIQVVSAFLGYELTLLFIPYMLKPKTAVKSVLLGHAIVTFVYLSTCFVAFGLFSYRQLLNEKFPILTMLEYLEFPFIERVEGFVFHFFILEVIITVVFFYWGADQVLRQAIPKISPRKSILSLIIVSFCLSLFVKGSLEVDKWLLGLGFAEAIIAVLLPTLLLLTLGISHLRHKQNV
- a CDS encoding GerAB/ArcD/ProY family transporter, yielding MQEKLQPFPTAILIHMVQSGIILFSLPRVAADAFGTNGWIGVLLISIIVMLNIVLISLVFHFGKGRSIFNIFEDALPISLLRPFYLLLALQWGTLAVLIAKDFEMLLRMLYYPTMPFTGYVFISILLTYWLVTSGIYHISKATVIFFFLSIWTMFLLFFHLSEFRLSRFTPFIFEGSKKLVEGGSGVFTAYLGYEIILLLFPYLAVKRSTIKSFFYANVITTTVYFFVCFVSFGYFSFEYLKNESFPSLTLLDYIRFPFVERIEGFLYNLASLSVLVTVVMYYWSANEAIKHALPKIKPNRSFALLLVVTFIISLNLTLMREVELALTILARIEIGIAILLPIILIVLISITHMRRKTNA